One window of Plasmodium relictum strain SGS1 genome assembly, chromosome: 14 genomic DNA carries:
- a CDS encoding protein geranylgeranyltransferase type II, alpha subunit, putative, with amino-acid sequence MENRNLYIYAKKFNLHYPETLDELNFHILSNPLFNLMEKKAFFLDMCDLKKEKKKFLFEEEENIKDKDKINLLNTYYSDNERLLYSLLASLIENKIYSFEGYIISSFVIKLNSSYYSAWIYRRKCLKKLNLNILNDLKFTKFIISDNIKSFQSWFHRRWLVEYIYKFNEKEEKKKDKKEKKKENEKEKIIKNNCENVSDSKTEVPDDYFDDDYNFMSDNENNSIPKDEYDDAFNEGFISNCDEKDFEIKKNNIILYEDLQNIIDNCNFFKNAIKPNEIININEFLYEEMLYNNCDIFIDTKNYNSWAHKTWLVEKFSIFKNKYLCEKYKILLHEINFINYFLKSDIYNNSVWVYRYFLFNKLKYMNQITKLEKEITLCLTYSKQFYDNESLFNYFLNILFKYIELYKKQEKKNIQDIFDISIVQNIKNELTDLQKKSKFVLLFLSQLYCYNKSYYEVIKCYRYLENNDDFNDQVWRYKIEDAEKKLKA; translated from the exons atggagaaCAGAAATCTTTATATCTATGCAAAAAAGTTTAATTTACATTATCCAGAAACACTTGATGAATTAAACTTTCATATTTTAAGTAATCcgttatttaatttaatggaaaaaaaagctttttttcttgatatgtgtgatttaaaaaaagaaaaaaaaaaatttttgtttgaggaagaagaaaatataaaagataaagacaaaataaatttattaaatacatATTATAGTGATAATGAACGTCTATTATATTCTCTATTAGCTTcattaatagaaaataaaatatactcTTTCGAAGGATATATAATTTCATCATTTgtgataaaattaaattcttcTTATTATAGTGCATGGATATATAGAAGAAAAtgcttaaaaaaattaaatttaaatattttaaatgatttaaaatttaCTAAATTCATAATTAGCGATAATATTAAAAGTTTTCAGAGTTGGTTTCATAGAAGATGGCTTgttgaatatatttataaatttaatgaaaaagaagaaaagaaaaaggacaagaaagaaaagaaaaaagaaaatgaaaaagaaaaaataataaaaaataattgtgaAAATGTGTCAGATTCAAAGACAGAGGTTCCTGATGATTACTTCGATGATGATTACAATTTTATGAgtgataatgaaaataacagTATACCAAAGGATGAATATGATGATGCTTTTAATGAAGGATTTATTAGTAATTGTGATGAAAAagattttgaaataaaaaaaaataacattattTTATACGAAGATttacaaaatataatagacaattgtaatttttttaaaaatgcaaTAAAACCGaatgaaataattaatataaatgaatttttatatgaagAAATGCTTTATAATAACTGTGATATATTTATtgatacaaaaaattataattcgTGGGCTCATAAAACTTGGCTAGTTGAAaaattttccatttttaaaaataaatacctttgtgaaaaatataaaattttgctacatgaaattaattttattaactattttttaaaaagcgatatatataataattccGTATGGGTATACAggtattttttgtttaataaattaaaatatatgaatcaAATAACTAAactagaaaaagaaattactTTATGTTTAACTTATTCCAAGCAATTTTATGATAATGAATccctttttaattattttctcaatatattatttaaatatatagaattatataaaaaacaagaaaaaaaaaatatacaagatatttttgatatatcTATTGttcaaaatattaaaaatgaattgacagatttacaaaaaaaatcaaaatttgTTTTACTTTTCTTATCTCAACTGTATTGTTATAACAAATCCTATTATGAAGTAATAAAG tgCTACAGATATCTTGAAAATAATGACGATTTCAACGATCAAGTTTGGAGATATAAAATAGAAGATGCagaaaaaaaacttaaagcATAA
- a CDS encoding 40S ribosomal protein S17, putative — translation MGRVRTKTVKRAARQIVEKYYAKLTLDFQINKKITEEVAIIPSKRMKNKVAGFVTHLMKRIQKGPVRGISLKLQEEERERRLDFVPEKSQIDVNVIYVEPDTVRMIKSLGINISNMKVHNPMINVNQQKQNRMNNQF, via the exons ATG GGAAGAGTAAGAACAAAAACAGTAAAAAGAGCAGCAAGGCAGATTGTggaaaaatattatgcaaAATTAACACTCgattttcaaataaataaaaagataacaGAAGAAGTTGCAATCATTCCATCAAAAAGAATGAAAAATAAGGTTGCTGGATTTGTTACTCATTTAATGAAAAGAATTCAAAAGGGTCCAGTTAGAGGTATTAGTTTAAAATTACAAGAAGAAGAAAGAGAAAGACGTTTAGACTTTGTTCCTGAAAAATCACAAATTGATGTGAATGTAATATATGTAGAACCTGATACTGTACGTATGATTAAATCATTAGGAATTAATATTAGCAATATGAAAGTACATAATCCAATGATTAATGTTAATCAACAGAAACAAAACAGAATGAATAatcaattttaa
- a CDS encoding rab specific GDP dissociation inhibitor, putative — MNEHYDVIILGTGLKECILSGLLSHYGKKILVLDRNPYYGGETASLNLTNLYNTFKPDEKIPSKYGENRHWNVDLIPKFILVGGNLVKILKKTRVTNYLEWLVVEGSYVYQHQKKGLLYSEKFIHKVPATDMEALVSPLLSLMEKNRCKNFYQYVSEWDSNNKSTWKNLDPYKLTMMDIYKYFNLCQLTIDFLGHAVALYLNDDYLKEPAYITLERIKLYMQSISAFGKSPFIYPLYGLGGIPEGFSRMCAINGGTFMLNKNAVDFIFNENNKVCGIKASDGEVAYCDKVICDPSYAMHLKNKVKKIGQVIRCICILSNPIPETNQANSCQIIIPQNQLNRKSDIYINLVSFQHGVTLKGKYIAIVSATVETDNPLKEIEKPLELLGSIEEKFVKISDLYTSIDNKPEDNIFVTSSYDATSHFETATNDLLQIWENLWGQKLNFDDLITNEENEAELQ, encoded by the exons atgaatGAACATTATgat gtAATTATTTTAGGTACAGGACTAAAAGAATGTATTTTAAGTGGACTTTTGTCACACTAtg gaaaaaaaatattagtatTAGATAGAAATCCTTATTATGGTGGAGAAACAGCATCTTTAAATTTAACAAATTTATATAACACTTTTAAACcag atgaAAAAATTCCAAGTAAATATGGAGAAAATAGACATTGGAATGTTGATTTAATACCCAAATTTATTTTAGTTGGTGGAAatttagtaaaaatattaaaaaaaacaagagTAACAAATTATTTAGAATGGCTAGTTGTGGAAGGGTCATATGTCTATCAACATCAAAAAAAAGGATTGTTATATTCGGAAAAATTTATACATAAAGTTCCAGCTACAGATATGGAAGCATTAGTATCTCCATTACTATCTTTAATGGAAAAAAATAGATgcaaaaatttttatcagTATGTAAGTGAATGGgattcaaataataaaagtacaTGGAAGAATCTAGATCCTTATAAATTAACTATGAtggatatatataaatattttaacttaTGCCAATTAACTATTGACTTTTTAGGGCATGCTGTAGctctttatttaaatgatgattatttaaaagaaccTGCATATATAACCTTagaaagaataaaattatatatgcaATCTATTTCAGCATTTGGAAAATCTCCATTCATATATCCTTTATATGGACTTGGAGGAATTCCCGAAGGATTCTCTAGAATGTGTGCAATAAATGGTGGTACTTTCATGCTTAATAAAAATGCTgttgattttatttttaatgaaaataataaagtatgTGGAATAAAAGCAAGTGATGGGGAAGTTGCTTACTGTGACAAAGTAATTTGCGATCCTAGTTATGCTatgcatttaaaaaataaagtaaaaaaaattggtcAAGTAATAAGATGTATTTGCATTTTAAGTAATCCAATTCCAGAAACGAATCAAGCTAACAGTTGCCAAATTATAATTCCTCAAAATCaattaaatagaaaaagtgATATTTATATCAATCTTGTTTCTTTTCAACATGGAGTTACACTCAAAGGAAAGTATATAGCAATTGTGTCAGCAACCGTTGAAACGGATAATCCgttaaaagaaatagaaaaaccTTTAGAATTATTAGGATCTATTGAAGAAAAATTTGTTAAAATATCTGATTTATATACGTCAATTGATAACAAACCAGaagataatatttttgtCACATCATCTTATGATGCTACATCCCATTTTGAAACAGCAACAAATGATCTTTTACAAATATGGGAAAATCTATGGGGACAGAAATTAAATTTCGATGATTTAATTACAAACGAAGAAAATGAAGCAGAGcttcaataa
- the TIM13 gene encoding mitochondrial import inner membrane translocase subunit TIM13, putative, which translates to MDLSLSADDNIDEKQKAAVLLGLQEMVQKQKENVKVMDLCFNKCVTKITHKLNTNEQKCIWDCANSYFYTNVFLNQRLQQMTKLLKSNSDYMSL; encoded by the exons atggatCTTTCCCTATCAGCAGATGATAACATTGATGAAAAACAGAAAGCAGct gttTTGTTAGGTTTACAAGAAATGGTACAAAAACAGAAAGAGAATGTGAAAGTAATGGACTTATGCTTTAATAAATGCGTAACAAAAATTACACATAAATTAAACACAAATGAACAAAAATGTATTTGGGATTGTGCAAACAGCTATTTTTATACAAATGTTTTCTTAAATCA GCGTTTGCAGCAAATGACAAAACTTTTAAAATCAAATAGTGATTATATGAGTTTATAA
- a CDS encoding syntaxin, Qa-SNARE family, putative, with protein MATDIIFRNITNTYFDYRREIKKKKNRFKLSAYEKLDDEESGKEILLHQNEDLEMQKQTMLPPYWIEKIEECSEDINNIKSKLLDLQKLQKNKLLNVLNNDEKLTENITDMSADITFLIKNCEKKIQSISNDDEDDKNNVIEKLKKNAKHSLASQLQSLSQTFHKKQKTYIKEFKKLSNEYDQIETYQNFNVDEHQLYDEVNEVSSVNITKRNNDLKKIADTVIDLHNIFKELSVMLVDQGSLLDQIDYNIDITLDKSEQGLNKLKILQKRENDKRAKKCISFLTSLIFVLLILIIIKHVY; from the coding sequence atggcTACGGATATAATATTTAGAAATATAACAAATACCTATTTTGATTATAGAAGagaaattaagaaaaaaaaaaatagatttaAATTATCAGCATACGAAAAATTAGACGATGAAGAATCAGGTAAAGAAATTTTACTTCATCAAAATGAAGACCTTGAAATGCAAAAACAAACAATGTTACCACCATATTGGatagaaaaaattgaagaGTGCTCAGaggatataaataatataaaaagtaaattattAGATCTtcaaaaattacaaaaaaataagcttttaaatgttttaaataatgatgaaaagCTAACTGAAAATATTACTGATATGTCTGCAGatataacatttttaataaaaaattgcgaaaaaaaaattcaaagtATATCAAATGATGATGaagatgataaaaataacgTCAttgaaaaattgaaaaaaaatgctAAACATAGTTTGGCATCTCAACTACAATCATTATCTCAAACTTTtcataaaaaacaaaaaacatatataaagGAATTTAAGAAATTATCGAATGAATATGACCAAATTGAAACTTACCAAAATTTTAATGTAGATGAACATCAGTTGTATGATGAAGTCAACGAAGTTAGTTCAGTGAATATTActaaaagaaataatgatttaaaaaaaatagctgACACTGTAATTGATttgcataatatttttaaagaattatcTGTTATGTTAGTTGATCAAGGTTCACTATTAGATCAAATAGATTACAATATAGACATCACATTAGATAAAAGTGAACAAggattaaataaattaaaaattttacaaaaaagagaaaatgataaaagagctaaaaaatgtatatctTTTCTTacttctttaatttttgttttattaattttaattattataaaacaCGTATATTAA
- a CDS encoding zinc finger protein, putative, producing the protein MSKKRNIDDSHENNSINKKRLNIDNYGRKIWDKEYYQKKADEKVTNEEDELILKLLPDLKKKKVPPVLSERKLLEERKENLSLEKNLGKIQILTQKTPKEEQGGFYCKICECIIKDSQTYLDHINGKNHNRMLGYSMKVKRVTLDDVKKKLNILKDKKENETKEIEKDAYEEAKKNLKEIQEIEEKKAQKRKEKKLQKKLEKKKKKEELLSKLEDGINSEIKELGLPTSFV; encoded by the coding sequence ATGagtaaaaaaaggaatattgATGACTCACATGAAAATAATagcataaataaaaaaagattaaacaTTGATAATTATGGAAGAAAAATATGGGATAAAGAgtattatcaaaaaaaagcAGATGAAAAAGTTACGAATGAAGAAGatgaattaatattaaaattattgcctgatttaaaaaaaaagaaagttcCCCCTGTACTTTcagaaagaaaattattagaagaaagaaaagaaaatttgtCCTTAGAAAAGAATCTAGGAAAAATTCAAATTTTAACTCAAAAAACTCCTAAAGAAGAACAAGGGGGATTCTATTGTAAAATATGTGAATGCATTATTAAAGATTCTCAAACATATTTAGATCATATAAATGGAAAAAATCATAATAGGATGTTAGGATATAGTATGAAAGTTAAAAGGGTTACATTAGAtgatgttaaaaaaaaactaaacattcttaaagataaaaaagaaaacgaaacaaaagaaattgaaaaaGACGCATATGAggaagcaaaaaaaaatctgAAAGAAATACAGGAAATTGAGGAAAAAAAAgcacaaaaaagaaaagaaaaaaagttacaaaagaaattagaaaaaaagaaaaaaaaagaagagttACTCTCAAAATTAGAAGATGGTATAAATTCAGAAATTAAAGAATTAGGATTACCTACTTCATTTGtctaa
- a CDS encoding vacuolar-sorting protein SNF7, putative: MRFWFSKKKNSSECINDKKNSDEIYKAVLKNREAIDALEKKQVQVEKKIKQMEIEAKQKVDQNQMNNAKILLKRKKLYEQELENILNNRLTLEDNMINLENMHLHKIAVNALSYAANTHKKLNNEINTQKVEKIIDTIQENKEIQEEVNQALNFNLINNVDDDEIDKELNLLKEQSMEEKLSVEVNKIPELPKDKEKVNLTNTEKQVSKVKEESDDEELKELIGEMT; this comes from the exons ATGAGATTTTGGTTctctaaaaagaaaaatagttCTGAATGCAtcaatgataaaaaaaatagt GATGAAATATATAAGGCAGTTTTAAAAAACAGAGAAGCAATAGATGCTTTAGAAAAAAAGCAAGTGCaagttgaaaaaaaaattaag caaATGGAAATTGAAGCGAAACAGAAAGTTGATCAAAATCAAATGAATAAtgcaaaaatattattaaaaagaaaaaaattatatgaacaAGAATTAGAGAATATTCTAAATAATAGATTAACATTGGAAGACAATATgataaatttagaaaatatgcATTTACATAAAATTGCTGTAAATGCCTTATCATATGCTGCCAATACACATAAAAAACTTAATAATGAAAT taATACTCaaaaagtagaaaaaatCATTGACACTATACAAGAAAATAAGGAAATTCAAGAAGAAGTTAATCAAGCCCTAAATTTTAATCTAATAAATAATGTTGATgat GATGAAATAGATAAAGaacttaatttattaaaggaACAAAGCATGGAAGAAAAACTTA gTGTTGAAGTTAATAAAATACCAGAATTACCCAAAG ataaagaaaaagtaaatttaACAAATACTGAGAAGCAAGTCTCAAAAGTTAAAGAAGAG TCTGATGACGAAGAactaaaagaattaattgGAGAAATGACTTAA
- a CDS encoding translation initiation factor SUI1, putative, whose protein sequence is MNLAIQNLGINDPFTNENIVDKGNGKSNTTNLIHIRNQQRNGRKSVTTVQGLGKAYDLKKMVRALKKEFNCNGTIIEDIEHGSIIQLQGDKRNNVKDFLIREGICAVEHIRIHGA, encoded by the exons ATGAACCTCGCTATACAGAATCTTGGTATTAATGACCCCTttacaaatgaaaatattgtCGATAAGGGGAATGGTAAATCCAACACGACGAATTTAATAC ATATTAGAAATCAACAAAGAAATGGTAGAAAAAGTGTCACTACTGTACAAGGTTTAGGAAAAGCATATGATTTGAAAAAGATGGTCAGAGCCTTAAAAAAG GAATTTAATTGTAATGGAACAATTATAGAAGATATAGAACACGGTTCAATAATTCAACTACAAGGAGATAAAAGAAACAACGTTAAAGATTTTTTGATACGAGAAGGAATTTGCGCAGTTGAGCACATACGTATACATGGTGCTTAa